GGCGATAACATCCAAATGAACATCGACCTTGAAGGCAAACCTATTGCAATGGAAGAAGGCCTTCGTTTCGCAGTTCGTGAAGGTGGCCGCACGGTTGGATCTGGTGTGGTGACAAAGGTTCTTGAATAGCATTGAATCATGGGGCGGGTGAGAGGTATCTCACCCGCCAACCATGTGATAAGGCATCTGCCGAACGCGTTTGACGGGGAGGTTGGAGAGACCAGCCATGGCCAAAAAATCAACAGATCGTGAGTTTGTTTGGTTGCAGTGCACCGAGTGCAGTGATTTAAACTACCGCACCAGTATTCGAGTTAAGGGCGGTATTAATGAGAAGGTCAAGGCGGGTATGAAAAAGTATTGCCCTCGTTTGCGTAAGCATACGTTGCACAAAATTAAGCGTAAGTAAGCCGGAGGCCCACACGGCGCGGGTGATCTGATAGACGCCGGTAGCTCAATTGGCAGAGCAGCGGATTCCAAATCCGCAGGTTGAGTGTTCGAGTCACTCCCGGCGTGTTTTTGAGTCTCAGTTGGATTCGGGTTGACAGAGAATAGACACAGCGGACAGATAAAATGGCAGTATCCGGTATATACAAAAGTGGCCAAGGTTATTGGGTAAGGATGATGTCCGCCATCGGATATGGTTTGCTCATGCTGATGGGTCTCGTCTGGGTATGGGATCTGGCTGATCTTCTGACAATCCCTGGTGTAGAACAACAGATCTTTGTGCAAGCAGCTGCAGTCATCCTTGTTGGGCTTTTATTTGGGCTCTTGGGATACTATTTATTTGGTCGTAAGCCGATTGTTGTTGATTTCATGATTGCTACCGAAGGCGA
This is a stretch of genomic DNA from Phycisphaerales bacterium. It encodes these proteins:
- the rpmG gene encoding 50S ribosomal protein L33, whose translation is MAKKSTDREFVWLQCTECSDLNYRTSIRVKGGINEKVKAGMKKYCPRLRKHTLHKIKRK
- the secE gene encoding preprotein translocase subunit SecE, coding for MMSAIGYGLLMLMGLVWVWDLADLLTIPGVEQQIFVQAAAVILVGLLFGLLGYYLFGRKPIVVDFMIATEGEMKKVNWSSKRELWTSTKAVILLTLFVALACWVLDLGFARFFSWVDVLHEGS